One genomic region from Sphingobacterium sp. UGAL515B_05 encodes:
- a CDS encoding urea transporter, whose amino-acid sequence MKNNILAFMKAFFKGFGQIMLQGNIWTGILFIGAIIYDSALMGFAGILANLVGVLTAKLMKFDEDHINDGLFGFNATLYGIALVFYFQTNVWVWGALILGSALTTILMGFALKKNLPVFTFPFILITWIALYVLSIPELALRTVPEHFVDIQEMDDFLIEGHAFGQVIFQGSLIAGLIFFIGVFLSNPMGALYGFAAVIISVYISHHGHESADMTNNGIFSFNAVLVGIALSGPRVRDGVYVLIAVIIATYFDHFLIHNGWTTLTFPFVVAMWAMQPVKLIDKWLVNKFSSAEGTS is encoded by the coding sequence ATGAAAAATAACATCCTAGCTTTTATGAAAGCATTTTTTAAAGGATTTGGGCAAATTATGTTACAGGGTAACATTTGGACGGGTATTTTATTTATCGGTGCCATTATTTATGATTCGGCCCTGATGGGGTTTGCAGGGATACTTGCTAATTTAGTTGGCGTTTTGACTGCCAAGTTGATGAAATTTGATGAGGATCATATCAATGATGGACTCTTCGGATTTAATGCTACACTTTACGGTATTGCTTTGGTGTTCTATTTCCAAACCAATGTTTGGGTATGGGGAGCTTTGATCCTGGGGTCTGCATTAACAACGATCTTGATGGGCTTTGCATTAAAGAAAAACCTGCCCGTATTTACATTTCCTTTTATCTTAATTACCTGGATCGCATTGTATGTGTTGAGTATTCCAGAATTGGCCTTACGTACGGTACCCGAACACTTTGTGGATATTCAGGAAATGGATGATTTCTTGATTGAAGGCCATGCCTTTGGTCAGGTTATTTTTCAGGGTAGTTTAATTGCTGGATTGATCTTTTTCATTGGGGTTTTCCTGAGCAATCCCATGGGAGCACTTTACGGTTTCGCTGCTGTTATCATTAGTGTTTACATTTCGCACCATGGCCATGAATCTGCAGATATGACCAATAATGGCATCTTTAGTTTCAATGCCGTGTTGGTTGGCATTGCCTTGAGCGGTCCACGTGTCCGTGATGGCGTATATGTATTAATTGCTGTAATTATCGCCACCTATTTTGATCACTTTTTGATTCACAACGGGTGGACGACATTGACTTTCCCTTTTGTGGTTGCAATGTGGGCGATGCAACCGGTCAAACTTATTGATAAGTGGTTGGTGAATAAATTTTCATCAGCCGAAGGGACTTCTTAG
- a CDS encoding DUF2490 domain-containing protein encodes MFKFRLIKLFPIMLLLGIHVNTVYGQVSPPGLGKARTASWSVLGLRRKLDSAGTKEALTYIGLGTKSTPDDSNPFHKQAIWVLNHEVYHKFAKNQQYSYALSYRRQNIYDEAAPYHNEGVEQEFRLYGRYAYTFTLNDRLKWKNTLRQEFRKFFTADFQKTEENFQFRTRLKSQLNFKISAKNKQELALSAEGLFAISKLYEPVSTWSSFGYKETRLGFYYMTDIPKTPLRLDLGYMNDLIKGYDKVDFGVHYLAVDLIWNLPYRKKH; translated from the coding sequence ATGTTTAAATTTCGTTTAATAAAACTATTCCCAATAATGCTCTTATTGGGAATTCATGTAAATACAGTTTACGGGCAAGTTAGTCCGCCGGGATTGGGAAAAGCAAGGACCGCATCTTGGTCCGTTCTGGGCTTACGCCGTAAACTGGATAGTGCAGGAACCAAAGAGGCACTAACCTACATCGGTCTGGGTACCAAAAGTACACCCGACGATTCAAATCCATTTCATAAGCAGGCCATTTGGGTGTTAAACCATGAGGTCTATCATAAATTTGCCAAAAATCAACAATATAGCTATGCATTGAGCTATCGTCGCCAAAACATTTATGATGAGGCCGCACCCTACCATAATGAAGGTGTCGAGCAAGAATTTAGGTTGTATGGACGATATGCGTATACATTTACCCTGAATGATCGTTTGAAATGGAAAAATACCTTGAGGCAAGAGTTTCGAAAGTTCTTTACAGCTGATTTTCAGAAAACAGAAGAGAATTTTCAATTTAGGACCCGCTTGAAGTCGCAGCTAAATTTTAAAATTTCAGCTAAGAATAAGCAAGAACTGGCTTTGAGTGCAGAAGGGCTTTTTGCAATCAGTAAGCTCTACGAACCTGTTAGTACCTGGTCCAGCTTTGGCTATAAAGAGACCCGTCTGGGCTTCTATTACATGACAGATATTCCTAAGACACCTTTGCGATTGGATCTGGGGTATATGAACGACTTAATTAAAGGCTATGATAAGGTGGATTTTGGCGTTCATTATCTAGCCGTAGATTTAATCTGGAATCTGCCTTATCGTAAAAAGCATTAG
- a CDS encoding helix-turn-helix domain-containing protein, whose product MKNSIKIINNYEYKKLFLPDVSEHNLFNENKIQVYRIENYLRSILMPVIPYRTTFNFLIFVTKGSLTQHLESASYTLTENQVINIKQGNITATLAISDDVEGFFVVYENEIVTDIELGINDIKFFNSHPFTTLKAHVAHWIQQMLILLEEELFTEGRVMEVCISMMQCILLKVIKSDIETKAPMSRQLDIAFRFREYVQKFHIDHKNVLFYANLLHISENYLNKCVKEATNKPPKQWISEISILHSQILLQDATRDIAGIAFELKFQSPSYFTRLFKKITGYSPSDYRKHKFMAG is encoded by the coding sequence ATGAAAAATTCGATTAAGATCATCAACAATTACGAGTATAAAAAGTTATTTCTACCTGATGTTTCTGAGCATAATTTATTCAATGAGAATAAAATTCAAGTCTATCGAATTGAAAATTACTTACGCAGTATCCTGATGCCTGTCATCCCCTATCGTACAACGTTTAATTTTCTCATTTTTGTAACGAAAGGATCCTTAACCCAGCATCTCGAAAGCGCGTCTTATACCCTTACCGAAAATCAGGTCATCAACATCAAACAAGGTAATATCACGGCCACGCTGGCAATCTCTGATGATGTCGAAGGTTTTTTTGTGGTCTATGAAAATGAAATTGTAACGGATATCGAACTCGGTATAAACGATATCAAATTTTTCAATTCCCATCCTTTTACCACACTTAAAGCCCATGTAGCGCATTGGATCCAGCAAATGCTTATATTATTGGAAGAGGAGCTTTTTACAGAAGGCCGTGTCATGGAAGTTTGCATTTCAATGATGCAATGTATCCTATTGAAAGTGATAAAATCAGATATCGAGACAAAGGCTCCGATGAGCAGGCAATTGGATATCGCTTTTCGTTTTCGCGAATATGTACAAAAATTCCACATTGATCATAAAAACGTATTATTCTATGCTAACTTACTGCATATTTCAGAAAATTACCTCAATAAATGTGTGAAAGAAGCGACCAATAAACCACCGAAACAATGGATCAGCGAAATCAGTATCTTACATAGCCAGATTCTGCTGCAGGATGCTACGAGAGATATCGCAGGTATAGCCTTTGAGCTGAAATTTCAATCCCCCTCTTATTTTACTCGGCTATTTAAAAAAATCACTGGATATTCACCCAGTGACTATCGAAAACATAAGTTTATGGCCGGCTAA
- a CDS encoding DUF1572 family protein, translated as MDNFLAACIKQFQYYKSLGDKTFTQLSTEQLFWHPNESSNSIALIVKHLSGNMLSRWTDFLSTDGEKENRNRDQEFENSWTDRDELITYWNAGWACLFRAIESLGEEDLAKIIYIRNQGHTVMEAILRQLAHYPYHIGQILYIGKICLDDKWSSLSIPKGHSASYNSEKFSHEKQQQHFTSEFLKGNQENM; from the coding sequence ATGGATAATTTTTTAGCGGCTTGTATAAAGCAATTTCAATATTACAAATCATTGGGTGATAAAACATTTACACAACTAAGCACTGAACAACTCTTTTGGCACCCCAATGAATCGAGCAATAGCATTGCATTAATTGTAAAACATTTAAGTGGAAATATGCTTTCCCGCTGGACCGATTTTCTCAGCACAGATGGCGAAAAAGAAAATAGGAACCGGGATCAGGAATTTGAGAACAGCTGGACAGATCGCGATGAGCTTATTACCTATTGGAATGCTGGATGGGCTTGTCTATTTCGAGCAATTGAATCGCTCGGAGAAGAAGATCTCGCTAAAATCATCTATATCCGTAATCAAGGCCATACCGTCATGGAAGCGATCTTGCGGCAACTCGCACATTATCCTTACCACATCGGGCAGATTCTCTATATCGGAAAAATATGTTTGGATGATAAATGGTCCTCCCTATCGATACCTAAAGGTCATTCAGCTTCCTATAACAGCGAGAAATTTAGCCATGAAAAACAGCAACAACATTTCACCTCCGAGTTTCTAAAAGGGAACCAGGAGAATATGTAG
- a CDS encoding GIN domain-containing protein translates to MKRILTIAFISFLYVAQAQERETRKITAPDGISSATSLRVDYIHSNRNEVVVEADNPEHLSLIETTVKNGTLYVQYKRNSQIRNARNNRVTVYSSKIPTRFSASSSSSIYTDETIKANKISVDVSSSAKISLKKLIADDINLSTSSSSRLTTEVSSKNLQVAASSSSKQEIAGSASNLNLNTNSSASVDMSRFSTTNAQVQANSSANVTLSVKENLQGNVSTSARIALKNQPKNVQVDKSTSGRVVL, encoded by the coding sequence ATGAAAAGAATCTTAACCATTGCCTTTATTTCATTTTTATATGTAGCTCAGGCACAAGAACGCGAAACACGCAAAATCACTGCTCCAGATGGCATTTCATCGGCAACTTCATTACGTGTAGATTATATTCATTCTAATCGCAACGAGGTTGTTGTTGAGGCTGATAATCCCGAGCATTTATCCCTTATCGAAACGACTGTTAAAAACGGTACACTCTATGTGCAGTATAAGAGAAATTCACAAATTAGAAATGCGAGAAACAATCGCGTAACTGTTTACTCAAGCAAAATACCGACACGTTTTTCGGCATCATCCAGCAGTTCAATCTATACAGATGAAACGATTAAGGCAAACAAAATTTCTGTAGACGTATCCTCTTCCGCAAAAATATCGCTAAAAAAATTAATTGCGGATGATATAAACCTTTCAACAAGCTCTTCAAGTAGGTTAACGACAGAAGTCAGCAGTAAAAACTTGCAAGTAGCAGCAAGCAGTTCGTCTAAGCAGGAAATTGCGGGTAGCGCTTCAAATTTAAATTTGAACACCAATTCATCGGCATCGGTTGATATGAGCCGTTTCTCCACGACAAATGCCCAAGTACAAGCAAATTCATCTGCCAATGTGACGCTCAGCGTGAAAGAAAACTTACAGGGAAATGTTTCTACATCTGCAAGAATTGCGTTAAAAAATCAGCCAAAAAATGTCCAGGTTGACAAATCAACTAGCGGCAGAGTAGTGCTCTAA
- the tenA gene encoding thiaminase II, with amino-acid sequence MNWTDQAWDSITTIYSDILAMPFIVQLSDGSLPLDKFQFYMQQDAFYLEEFGRVLAYIGAKSADNQQALDYFEFGRNALLVESALHENYFREFDLSAADESNKIEPTCHHYVHFLKSVAAFESVEVAMAATLPCFWIYKEVGDHIVSTANTQENPYSKWIETYSGDDFAQGVIKAKNYVDKIAAETTATKREKMRQVFVTASQLEYQFWLAAYTRRVW; translated from the coding sequence ATGAACTGGACTGATCAAGCCTGGGATTCTATAACAACTATTTATTCAGATATACTTGCCATGCCGTTTATCGTTCAGCTTAGTGATGGTAGTCTTCCCCTGGATAAATTTCAATTTTACATGCAGCAGGATGCTTTCTATTTAGAAGAATTTGGCCGTGTGCTCGCCTATATAGGTGCAAAAAGTGCGGATAACCAACAAGCATTGGACTATTTCGAATTTGGTCGCAATGCGCTTCTTGTTGAAAGCGCGCTACACGAAAATTATTTTCGGGAATTTGATTTAAGTGCTGCCGACGAGAGCAACAAGATCGAACCAACCTGCCATCATTATGTCCATTTTCTTAAAAGCGTAGCCGCTTTCGAGAGCGTCGAGGTCGCTATGGCGGCAACACTCCCCTGTTTTTGGATTTATAAGGAGGTCGGAGATCACATTGTATCGACAGCAAATACACAGGAAAATCCCTATTCCAAATGGATAGAAACCTATAGCGGTGATGATTTTGCACAGGGAGTGATCAAGGCCAAAAACTATGTTGACAAAATTGCTGCAGAAACTACTGCAACAAAACGGGAGAAGATGCGACAAGTATTTGTAACAGCTTCCCAATTAGAGTATCAATTCTGGTTAGCGGCCTATACAAGAAGGGTATGGTAA